A genomic stretch from Mycobacterium cookii includes:
- a CDS encoding PE family protein: protein MSFVTAQPEALSGAAGSLAGIGDALVARNAAAAAPTTGLAPAASDIVSAMAAAQFAGHGVTYQQIAAHAAAIHQQLVAALRSGSGAYALTEAENAAAAG from the coding sequence GTGTCGTTCGTAACTGCTCAGCCGGAAGCGTTGTCCGGCGCAGCGGGCAGCTTGGCGGGCATCGGCGACGCACTGGTGGCGCGAAACGCGGCCGCTGCGGCACCGACAACCGGCTTGGCGCCCGCGGCGTCAGATATTGTGTCCGCGATGGCGGCGGCCCAGTTCGCCGGTCACGGCGTGACATATCAGCAGATCGCCGCCCATGCGGCAGCAATACACCAACAACTAGTAGCTGCGCTGCGGTCCGGGTCCGGGGCGTATGCGCTGACAGAGGCGGAGAATGCAGCTGCTGCTGGCTAA